One segment of Scomber scombrus chromosome 3, fScoSco1.1, whole genome shotgun sequence DNA contains the following:
- the fam83d gene encoding protein FAM83D gives MALSQCLEDSPLRFGSKPTGRDDLNLPEVYNETHRLALEELLSGGVDSFLDFLRKESIPNFLSEDEVQRIRSAAVAPQRCASVLGDETALEQSQDCSSVTYFPEVSDVEPPMLEMGWPAFTAGSYRGVTRAVAYFQPSYGACIYSCKEAARRMIKSAREVIAIVTDSLTDLDIFKDLQEACSKRNVPVYILLDQSGALAFLKMCKNVGVRLDDLQQMRVRTITGTTYYMRSGARITGEVHERFMLIDGTKVATGSYRFNWSDGKLNSSNLIELSGQITEKFDEEFRILYAQSLPINTQRPPSVRNSGIYDHLLIKNLVTSSPHLASTPSRKPQTLEVQPPCEPSTAEEALKVTAGSNSSTIGEDWEEQERVQEEILAGNAALRFPVDKVAEKEVITPSTVRCHVSTQTSWSMADRDSQTDHQCTQQPNHITSVITTTQNQNQVTSPSSAHPKQTSPASAAPDDALKDCFNKLTKERQHYYSNIRHKLEDMVTSLSQRRELTDITNMTQWSSIYSRQKMHQDCVPGPNPSMLVENVGTGTGTWPRARCAY, from the exons ATGGCCTTGTCTCAATGTCTGGAAGACTCACCTCTGAGGTTTGGCTCCAAACCCACCGGGAGAGACGACCTGAACCTACCGGAGGTGTACAACGAGACACACCGGCTGGCTTTGGAGGAGTTGCTGTCAGGAGGAGTCGACAGTTTTCTAGACTTCCTCAGGAAAGAGTCGATCCCCAACTTTCTGTCGGAGGATGAGGTTCAGCGGATCAGGAGCGCCGCCGTGGCCCCGCAGCGGTGCGCGTCCGTACTGGGAGATGAGACGGCTCTGGAGCAGTCGCAGGACTGCTCCTCCGTCACCTATTTCCCCGAGGTATCGGACGTGGAGCCGCCGATGCTGGAGATGGGCTGGCCCGCATTCACCGCTGGCTCATACCGGGGAGTCACACGGGCAGTGGCTTACTTCCAGCCCAGCTACGGGGCGTGCATCTACAGCTGCAAGGAGGCTGCGAGGCGCATGATTAAAAGTGCCAGAGAG GTGATTGCCATAGTTACAGACTCCCTGACAGACCTGGATATCTTTAAGGATCTTCAGGAGGCATGCTCCAAGCGCAATGTCCCGGTCTACATCCTGCTGGACCAATCAGGTGCCCTCGCGTTCCTCAAGATGTGCAAAAATGTCGGCGTTCGCTTGGATGACCTTCAG CAAATGAGAGTGAGAACCATAACTGGTACGACGTATTACATGAGATCAGGAGCGCGGATTACCGGGGAGGTTCATGAGAGGTTCATGTTGATTGATGGAACCAAAGTGGCTACAGGTTCCTACAG GTTCAACTGGAGCGATGGCAAACTGAACAGCAGCAACCTGATCGAGCTTTCGGGTCAGATAACAGAGAAATTTGACGAGGAGTTCCGCATCCTCTACGCCCAGTCTCTACCTATAAACACTCAGAGGCCTCCAAGTGTTCGTAACAGTGGCATCTACGACcacctcctcatcaaaaacctAGTCACCTCCTCCCCTCACCTGGCCAGCACGCCCAGCCGTAAGCCCCAAACCTTAGAGGTGCAGCCGCCGTGTGAACCGTCAACTGCAGAGGAGGCTCTTAAAGTCACAGCGGGGTCCAACTCGTCAACCATAGGTGAGGACTGGGAGGAGCAGGAGCGCGTACAGGAGGAGATCCTGGCTGGTAACGCCGCTCTGCGCTTCCCTGTAGACAAGGTTGCAGAAAAAGAAGTCATAACCCCCAGCACGGTGCGCTGCCACGTCTCCACTCAGACCAGTTGGTCAATGGCGGACAGGGACTCCCAAACTGACCACCAGTGCACACAGCAACCTAATCACATCACATCCGTCATCACCACCacccagaaccagaaccaggtcacctctccctcctctgctcaTCCCAAACAGACCTCTCCCGCCTCGGCAGCTCCAGACGACGCCCTGAAGGACTGCTTCAACAAGCTGACCAAAGAGCGCCAACACTACTACTCAAACATCCGCCACAAACTGGAGGACATGGTGACCTCCCTGTCCCAAAGGCGAGAGCTCACGGACATCACCAACATGACTCAGTGGTCCAGCATTTACAGCAGGCAGAAGATGCACCAAGACTGCGTGCCGGGACCGAACCCCAGCATGCTTGTAGAAAATGTGGGCACAGGCACGGGCACATGGCCAAGAGCCAGATGTGCGTACTAG
- the zhx3a gene encoding zinc fingers and homeoboxes protein 3, with amino-acid sequence MASKRKSTVPCMIPSKSKHVREEIILGSLPELLPTIPEDSILSISGEDSGHFSHSSSKSECGSEMQKGGTYSCPTCRFESRDLNYFLDHMHNCHLDFRAQPTFYCLNCGVSVVRFEALALHNANAHPKIMEGLATASLTVNKRDGVTTVEQSLFTDSREDYRESGISLTKTPIAKIMKAKGEHKKIVVSHTVEVRKKDTGKDVDPSMLKNVPELQNGALSVSAAPAMPRTTVAHVIAKTVSNQVFHQHTPSLYSPASSDSNKDLPKVMIPLSSIPTYDAAMDTSSFLKTSFGKFPYPTKAELCYLTVVSEFPEEQIKLWFTAQRLKQGISWSPEEIEEARRKMFNTVFQGGAPQKQPATQRHVNHIVTHHTVAAHPGSKGPNFQMAKVPYGSIKTRPSGVIATQASMSTNPHVTRVSYSTPIVPQKFQPIVRTTQVLTKNTQPTVEPDKSNGHGLDMAGSSVCVSSTSSSRSSSSSSSCSSSSSITSYSSSSNGGETVTRKSVNNSSPTNRINSIAICSTNISNNEEHCVADTNGKPSNVKNNSLSIGLEGSNITKSQVIINNTSKSNVTCNNHNSGVISPQEQAHTAKADNELNNYIHKTNNSSINSEYPSTTCNDSVPNLNHASKSPTESTSTTVITNSSSSILDEGKCNKDFPIKGMSILQQLIKEEDPFSGDRSCPELKIDPIKINFKRLKMNEAETTSEILNQEHKSDITEVSACQSSFSPPWGNKNPQQMHILRQVFSSTRWPSSQQYEELSVQTGLPKSEVVRWFSDSRYSHKNGQLKWLETYQRPPAESEEMRVHRDAEAESVKEPPAAKKKLVEQDMNKHLEGEAGLNSGQRVVWQDSYSPLLSLMGSEGSSERGRAEESVQPGVLQDPWSERGEDHQQPVASQSLIEQQTDASQARDRLRMELLEV; translated from the exons ATGGCCAGCAAGAGGAAATCCACGGTACCCTGCATGATACCATCCAAATCCAAACATGTGCGTGAGGAAATCATACTGGGCTCACTACCAGAACTCCTACCAACAATCCCAGAAGATAGCATACTCAGCATCTCTGGAGAAGATTCTGGCCATTTCTCTCACAGCTCCTCCAAATCCGAATGTGGCAGTGAGATGCAAAAAGGAGGTACATACAGCTGTCCAACATGCCGTTTTGAGTCCAGAGATCTAAACTACTTTTTGGATCACATGCACAACTGCCACTTAGACTTCAGGGCCCAGCCCACTTTCTACTGCCTGAACTGTGGGGTGTCAGTCGTCCGCTTTGAGGCTCTGGCTCTGCATAATGCTAATGCCCACCCAAAGATCATGGAGGGCCTGGCCACTGCCTCCCTAACTGTCAACAAGAGGGATGGAGTCACAACTGTGGAGCAAAGCCTCTTCACGGACAGCAGAGAAGACTACAGAGAATCTGGGATCTCCCTCACCAAAACACCAATAGCAAAGATAATGAAAGCCAAGGGAGAACACAAAAAGATTGTGGTTTCTCACACCGTGGAGGTACGGAAGAAAGACACTGGAAAGGATGTAGACCCCAGCATGCTGAAAAATGTGCCTGAACTCCAAAACGGGGCTCTCAGTGTTTCTGCCGCCCCAGCTATGCCGAGGACCACTGTCGCTCATGTGATTGCGAAGACAGTGTCCAACCAAGTCTTTCACCAGCACACTCCCTCCCTTTACTCTCCCGCCTCCTCCGATTCCAATAAAGACCTTCCAAAGGTGATGATCCCTCTTAGCAGTATCCCCACCTACGACGCAGCCATGGACACCAGCAGCTTTCTCAAGACATCCTTTGGCAAGTTTCCCTACCCGACCAAAGCAGAGCTCTGCTACCTAACGGTGGTCTCAGAGTTCCCAGAAGAGCAGATCAAACTGTGGTTTACTGCCCAAAGGCTCAAGCAGGGCATAAGCTGGTCTCCTGAAGAAATCGAAGAGGCCAGGAGAAAGATGTTCAACACTGTGTTCCAAGGTGGAGCACCTCAAAAGCAACCTGCTACACAACGACACGTCAATCACATTGTTACCCACCACACTGTCGCAGCCCATCCAGGCTCAAAAGGACCAAACTTTCAAATGGCTAAAGTTCCCTATGGCAGTATAAAAACCAGGCCCAGTGGAGTCATAGCCACACAGGCCAGCATGTCAACCAACCCTCATGTCACAAGGGTTTCGTATTCTACTCCAATTGTCCCCCAGAAGTTTCAACCCATAGTCAGAACAACACAGGTACTGACCAAGAATACTCAGCCCACTGTGGAGCCAGACAAGAGCAATGGCCATGGCCTGGACATGGCTGGAAGCAGCGTTTGTGTCAGTAGCACCAGCAGCAGTCgaagcagcagtagcagcagtagttgcagtagtagcagcagcatcACCAGCTATTCCAGCAGTAGTAATGGTGGTGAGACTGTCACCAGGAAATCGGTGAACAATAGCAGCCCGACCAACCGCATCAACAGCATTGCCATTTGCTCTACCAACATTAGCAATAATGAGGAGCACTGTGTTGCTGACACCAATGGAAAACCGTCAAACGtcaaaaacaacagtttatcAATTGGATTGGAAGGTTCAAACATTACCAAGAGTCAAGTGATCATCAATAACACCAGCAAATCCAACGTCACCTGTAACAATCATAACAGCGGCGTCATCAGTCCACAAGAGCAGGCCCACACTGCAAAGGCCGACAACGAACTCAACAACTACATTCACAAGACCAACAACAGCAGTATTAACAGCGAATACCCTAGTACTACTTGTAATGACAGTGTCCCCAACCTGAACCATGCCAGCAAATCCCCAACTGAAAGCACCAGCACCACTGTCATTACAAACAGCAGCTCATCCATTTTAGATGAGGGTAAATGCAACAAGGACTTTCCCATAAAAGGCATGTCAATCTTACAGCAACTCATTAAGGAGGAGGACCCCTTTTCAGGGGACAGAAGCTGCCCTGAGCTGAAAATTGACCCCATCAAGATCAACTTCAAAAGGCTGAAGATGAATGAAGCGGAGACTACATCTGAGATTCTAAATCAGGAACACAAGTCTGACATAACTGAGGTGTCTGCTTGTCAGTCATCGTTCTCACCCCCCTGGGGTAACAAGAACCCCCAGCAGATGCACATCCTCCGACAGGTGTTCTCCAGCACCCGCTGGCCAAGCAGTCAGCAGTACGAGGAGTTAAGTGTCCAGACAGGCCTTCCCAAGTCAGAGGTTGTACGCTGGTTCAGCGACAGCCGGTACAGCCACAAGAACGGGCAGCTGAAGTGGCTGGAGACCTATCAGCGACCGCCCGCAGAATCAGAGGAGATGAGGGTTCACAGAGACGCCGAAGCAGAGTCAGTGAAGGAACCTCCAGCAGCCAAAAAGAAACTTGTTGAGCAAGACATGAACAAGCACCTTGAAGGAGAAGCAGGACTGAACTCAGGGCAGCGGGTTGTATGGCAGGATTCATACTCACCGCTGTTGAGTCTGATGGGGTCCGAGGGGAGCAGCGAACGAGGCAGAGCTGAGGAGTCCGTGCAGCCAGGAGTCTTGCAGGATCCCTggtcagagagaggagaggaccaCCAGCAGCCAGTGGCCAGTCAGTCACTCATTGAACAACAGACTGATGCCAGTCAGGCCAG GGATCGCCTGAGgatggagctgctggaggtgtgA